One Perognathus longimembris pacificus isolate PPM17 chromosome 24, ASM2315922v1, whole genome shotgun sequence DNA segment encodes these proteins:
- the Larp7 gene encoding la-related protein 7, with amino-acid sequence MESEKLESTEKKKEVEKKKRSRVKQVLADIAKQVDFWFGDANLHKDRFLREQIEKSRDGFVDISLLVSFNKMKKLTTDGKLIARALKGSTVVELDLEGTRIRRKKPLGERPKDEDERTVYVELLPKNVNHSWIERVFGKCGNVVYISIPHYKSTGDPKGFAFVEFETKEQAAKAIEFLNNPPEEAPRKPGIFPKTVKNKPIPALRVAEEKKKKKKKKGRIKKEDSTQTKDLNIDTTSSSSLCKIKRSRTASEGSDAETPEPQKQPAKKKKKRDRDRSESLAEGRAGKRKRSSSGDAESLAPRSKVKKITQKSIKKEVSDISKENRDLEFSTEEEKDIGDIKDGSLLKTKRKHKKKHKERHKMGEEVIPLRVLSKIEWMDLKKEYLALQKASMASLKKTISQIKLESEMETDSGLPNKPEVKIAKANSTECRPVENTGPQFVSGVIVKIISTEPLPGRKQIRDTLATISEVVYVDLLEGDTECHARFKTPEDAQAVMNAHTEIKKKHNWKLEVLSGDHEQRYWQKILVDRQAKLNQPREKKRGTEKLITKAEKIRLAKTQQASKHIRFSEYD; translated from the exons ATGGAAAGTGAAAAACTAGAaagtactgaaaagaaaaaagaagtagaaaagaagaAACGCTCTCGAGTTAAACAGGTGCTTGCAGACATTGCTAAGCAAGTGGACTTCTGGTTTGGAGATGCAAACCTTCACAAGGACAGATTTCTTCGAGAGCAGATAGAAAAATCTAGAGATGGAT TTGTTGATATATCACTTCTGGTAtcctttaacaaaatgaaaaaattgaCCACTGATGGGAAGTTAATTGCCAGAGCATTGAAAGGCTCAACTGTTGTAGAG CTGGATTTAGAGGGCACCAGAATTAGGAGAAAAAAACCGCTGGGTGAAAGACCAAAGGATGAGGATGAACGCACAGTATATGTG GAATTACTTCCCAAAAATGTTAATCACAGCTGGATTGAAAGGGTATTTGGGAAATGTGGCAATGTTGTTTACATAAGTATACCACATTATAAGTCTACTGGAGATCCAAAAGGATTTGCCTTTGTTGAGTTTGAAACAAAGGAGCAGGCAGCCAAAGCTATTGAG TTCCTTAACAACCCACCAGAAGAAGCACCAAGGAAACCTGGCATATTTCCCAAAACCGTAAAAAATAAACCCATTCCAGCCTTAAGAGTAGCTG aagagaagaaaaagaaaaaaaagaaaaaaggccggATAAAGAAGGAAGACAGTACACAGACTAAAGATTTAAACATAGACACAACAAGCAGCTCGAGCCTCTGTAAGATAAAAAGATCACGAACTGCATCTGAGGGCTCTGATGCAGAGACACCGGAGCCCCAAAAGCAgcctgcaaagaaaaagaaaaaacgagATCGAGATCGGAGTGAAAGCCTAGCAGAAGGTAgagcagggaaaaggaaaagaagcagcTCTGGAGATGCAGAATCTCTAGCGCCAAGATCAAAAGTTAAGAAAATTACCCAGAAAAGCATTAAAAAGGAAGTTTCTGACATTTCCAAAGAAAACAGAG ACCTAGAATTTTctacagaagaggaaaaagacaTTGGAGATATTAAAGATGGTTCCCTGTTGAAAACTAAAAGGAAGCACAAGAAAAAACATAAGGAGAGACATAAAATGGGCGAAGAGGTTATCCCCTTGAGAGTACTATCAAA GATTGAATGGATGGATTTGAAAAAAGAGTATTTAGCACTACAAAAAGCCAGCatggcttctttaaaaaaaacaatatctCAAATAAAATTGGAATCAGAAATGGAAACCGACAGTGGTTTACCTAATAAGCCTGAAGTGAAAATTGCAAAAG CCAACAGTACTGAATGTCGCCCAGTGGAGAACACGGGACCACAGTTTGTGAGTGGGGTGATTGTGAAAATCATTAGCACTGAGCCTCTGCCCGGGAGAAAACAAATCCGG GATACCTTGGCCACCATCTCAGAAGTTGTTTATGTTGATTTGCTAGAAGGAGATACAGAATGCCATGCCAGATTTAAAACCCCAGAGGATGCTCAAGCAGTAATGAATGCACATactgaaattaaaaagaagcatAACTGGAAGCTTGAAGTCCTTTCTG gtGATCATGAACAGAGGTATTGGCAGAAGATTTTGGTAGATAGACAAGCCAAACTTAATCAGCCTcgggaaaagaaaagaggcactGAGAAG ttaatcaccaagGCTGAAAAGATTAGACTAGCAAAAACTCAACAAGCAAGTAAACATATTCGGTTTTCTGAATATGACTGA